The Armatimonadota bacterium region CCGCAACCTCACCGCAGAGGCGATCATCGCCACCCACGCCCACTTCGACCACATCGGCGCCGTGCGCGACTTGGTGCTTGCGACCGGCGCACCCTTCCTGGCCGGCGAGGCCGAACTCCCGGTGTTGATGACCGCGGTCGAGCAGGCCCTGCTGTTCTTCGGCGTCGCCGTACCGCCGCCACCTGCGCCGGATCGCCTCCTGCGCGACGGCGATGAGCTGACGCTGGGAGGCGCCCGGTTTCGGGTCGCGCACACGCCCGGTCACAGTCCCGGCCACATCTGCCTGTTGGGCGACGGCGCGGCCTTCGTAGGGGACGTGGTCTTCCCGGGCAGCATCGGCCGCACCGACTTGCCCGGAGGGGATTACGACACCCTGATGCGGGCGATCGCCCGGCACATCCTGACGCTGCCCGACGAGACCGTTCTCTACAGCGGCCACGGTCCGGAGACCACGGTCGGCCGCGAGCGCCGTACCAATCCCTTTCTGGTTGGGCTCGCTCCGCCGGCAGGTAGCTGACATTGGGCACGGCGGTGCTGGGCACGGCGGCCTTGGGTGACGGCCTGCTCCTGCTCCACGGCGCCGGAGGTCGGGCGCTTGCCTGGCAGAACCAGCTCCTGGCGTTTCCCCGCGCGCGCGCCGAGGATCTGCCGGGCCGCGCCGGCGACACCCCGAGAAGCGTGGACGGCTTCCTCCGGGCGTTGCGCGAGGCGCCGGGACAGGACGCCGCTCACGGCCCGCTCATTTTGGCCGGCCACTCGCTCGGCGGCGCGATCGCGCTGCGCTGGGCGCTTGTCTACCCCGAGGAAGTCCGCGCGCTCGTGCTCATGTGCACCGGGGCGCGGTTGAGGGTCGCGCCGCGCATTCTCGAAGGGATCCGCGCCGCGGACCCCGCGGCGATCGAGCAGTTCGGCGCCATGTG contains the following coding sequences:
- a CDS encoding MBL fold metallo-hydrolase codes for the protein MKVETLQLGPIATNCYIVHDGATGRAAVIDPGGDAPRVTAALARRNLTAEAIIATHAHFDHIGAVRDLVLATGAPFLAGEAELPVLMTAVEQALLFFGVAVPPPPAPDRLLRDGDELTLGGARFRVAHTPGHSPGHICLLGDGAAFVGDVVFPGSIGRTDLPGGDYDTLMRAIARHILTLPDETVLYSGHGPETTVGRERRTNPFLVGLAPPAGS
- a CDS encoding alpha/beta fold hydrolase, with the protein product MTLGTAVLGTAALGDGLLLLHGAGGRALAWQNQLLAFPRARAEDLPGRAGDTPRSVDGFLRALREAPGQDAAHGPLILAGHSLGGAIALRWALVYPEEVRALVLMCTGARLRVAPRILEGIRAADPAAIEQFGAMWLGTNPPERLREKSLALLHAAPPAVLAADLEAADGFDVMSELDHLVLPVLVICGAEDRLTPVKYGRYLHERIAGSEMVVIERAGHMVMLEQPRAVNRAMRSFLERLDQGDPGRVARPHEVQGREVGDARDG